CAACCCAAAGGGTTTTATATATGACTTCTGGTTATTTATTTGAGTAACTGTGAGCGAGTTTTGTTGtgcaatttttctctcttcttgagATTGTTGGAACAATTGAGTACTGGAAATTTTGGGTGATGATgcaatatgtataaaaaaacaTATTGGTTCATATGTTTGCTTAATATTAAGTTcacatttattttattgcaataGAGAAAGATGACTAAAATACTCTACTCTGATGTGAATCTACATTTGTGCCTCctgtttttcattttgaatctgaCCATCTTTTGTATCTTCTCTAGGGAAACCAAGCCTTTAAAGAAAAACAGTGGCAGAAGGCAATTAGTTTTTATACAGAAGCTATCAAGCTAAGTGGCAATAATGCTACATATTACAGTAACAGAGCAGCAGCATATCTAGAACTCGGAAGGTACCATCATGGTTGATGTTAGAgctttgatatgtatatatcaTGTCTTAGGATACTGATGTTCtggtaatattttttattctctgattttcagttttcttcaagCTGAGGCAGATTCTACAAAAGCCATCAGTCTTGATAAAAAGGTAACGTTCTTCTTGAGAACAGTCAAGTGTAAAGCTCAGTGATAACGTCTTAGGCCCTGCTTTTCATGTTTCTGTTAGAATGATGAGAGATGCAGTGTTCCCAAGATGTAGTTGTGGAAGATGCAAGATGAATGAATGAGTTGGAACACTGGTGTGCTATTGATCTCTGTGTTTTATCTAAGGGGTTGGTGAGTTTCTTTATATGGCATcttagagaaaactttttcccccTCCTTTTACCTGGAATAGGAAATTCCAAGGATGGTTCTTAACATCAGAATGGTAGTTCCTCCTAGGCGGTTTTGATGCAAGCTTGTCCTTTAAATTGGTTGTCTTGTGGAGCATGGGTCCCTTTATTCTGGTGCTGGGAGTCTGGATCTTTCCGAACAGCCACAGCAGGATGAAGGATAAGCAGTTATAATGTGGACCAACTTGCATAGTCTCTGGTGACGTATATAAtggaaaatagaaattattattgttaCTTTGCACATGACATCATTTTTGCGAGCAGTAAGGTTTCTAGCAAACGGAGATCCTGGAGTTTTATTTCCTGTATAAATTTGGACACGATCAAATTTTCTTGATCCTGAGACTTTTCTatatttctttcccttcttgtGGGTGTGAATGCTTGTGGAGATCTTACTAAGATGGACAAGTACTTTTCTGGTTGCATATTGAAGAGTCTTATAAAAAGTCCCTGAGTTTTGGGTTATTTCTAAAATCTCCAGAACATAAAGGCCTACTTACGACGAGGCACAGCCAGAGAGATGCTTGGCTACTACAAGGAGGCAATTGAAGGTAAGCAATGGATCTCACGAGGTTCTATTTGTATTGCCGATTTAATCTAAATGCTAAGTAATGTTTGGTAGCCATTAGCTACAGACTGAGTAAAAACCCTGGAAATGCAGGCTGTTATTTGGACTGACGTGTTAGTCTAAATAATTTTGTCAATCTAAAAGGCAAAAATTTAGTGTAAAATAGGCAAAAGTTTAGTGTAAAATAACATTTACTTAAGGGGAAATATTGGATTGTAGATCTTAGAGGAATATAACATGTGATTGAATGGGTAGTTTTGTTACTTGGACCAAGTAATTTCCTCATTttgcagcaaaaagaaaagaaaagagaagaatagGCCACTTTTTAACATAATAGCTGGTTCATGCCAAGTGGTTTGGATAGTCTATTAGGATTATAGAAAAAACTGAATGTTGATTCACTCTAGTCAAATGCTCAATACTGTTTGAATGACAAGAGTACACTATGGGGCATCTTACTAGCTAATTTTTGACGTTGTGGCACTTCTCAGTTGTTTATCTCTGGTCCTGATGACTAAAGGTTTCTTCCCCTTTGCTGTCTGCAGACTTTGACCATGCGCTGGTTCTCGAACCAACAAACAAAAGAGCATCACTTTCTGCTGAGCGATTGAGGAAGTTGTTTCTGTAGTCTTAAACTGGTCTGGCCAAGCTTCTGGGATTTTTGACGTGAGGTTCTTATCTCGCATCCTGCACCAGTTCTATTTTGCATCGAGGAATCCAATTTGCTGATACAGCCACCCGCATGCATGGTTCATGGGTTAATCTTTGAATGCCAACATTCTATCCAGCGTGATAGGTAAGGAAAGATGAGAACCATTTTTTCACCCTGATGGTAGAGTCAAGAGGTCAAAAGAGGATATACGTTCTTGAATTCCGGCTCAGCAGGTCTTGTTCATGTCGAGCCAATTTGTATGTATGGTCCAATTTTGTTTCGGTTTATATATACTACATTGGAGTTCGTAATTCGAGCTGTGAGGCAAGATCTTTGTTTGCTCATATCATTAATTCTTACcctgtcaaaatgggtcttGTATCTAAATTTGTATAAATTGGTCACCTATGAGTCACTTTAAATCTGAGGACTTGACCTTAATAGGTCCTAAAATAAAAGGCCCCAAGTAAATGGGTAAAGTGCATTGCGTTTTGTGATCATAGGATAGATGGGACCAATCTGAATGCAGAACATAAAGTTGTGATCATAGGTATAATTAGCCATCTTTATGTGTATGTTCAAAGTTGACGCGGGGAAATACAAAAGTGATATTCAGAGCTTTTCCTAggttataaaattaaaaaaacgtATATTAATCGCCAGATATATGTTGCCAACCAAACTATTGAGATTAACGTCTTGAATTTGAATGTGAATGATCAAAGAGTCGGAACTTGTTTCATGATTTATGGATGGGCCGGAACCTTAATATTACTCGAAACTACACCTATTTCATGATTTATGATGACCGAGTCGGACCTTCATCACTACCTTCATGCCTTGTCTATGTCTTGACCCCCGACTTTCATCACTACCTTCAATGGACCAGTTTATGGGACCGCTTATTTGTTAATGACAACAATTTGAAGAGGAAAATATTTAGGTATGAGTTGTTAAATTTGTGTTGCATAAAATAGATCAATTTGAATTAGACCATACCCATCCATTGACAGGCCTACTTCTCATAATTATTATTGAACAGCTTTGCCTCGTTTTGCTAATTAACTTCGTGTCTTCTGTCTTCACTGCATCTTAATTATAATTACCCAGACGGATGCCTCCACGTTTGGCACACGCCTCTTTTAAGATCTTCACAAGCAGCCttgttttcctccttttctgttcttcttcttccgattAATGCATCGtccaaaatttagaataaatttcaATTGTTTTAAAGGTGGATTTTCTTTTGACTCTGCCGAGAGTATCTAATCTTATAACCCCAGTCATGAATTTATTTGCTCTAAGGAGACAGATGAGTTCACTCGGGAGGCGAAATGAATCAGCACAATCGAATCTGTAATTCCGAGTTGCTGTACCTATCCTATTGTCAGAAAATCTGACTGAAGCATATGATTTGTCTGAGCATTAAGTTTCTCAAGGAACCGTCCGCCTTCCAATGTTGACGATCATCCTAGAAATAATCATCTAATTGAAAAGCTTTCGTTTGAATAGCTTCGAGATTTTCATCTTAAAGATGTGCATAATTTCTATCTTTAGACGTGACAAAGTGACTCTGTGTTTTCACCTAAATGACCAGAAAGCAGGCGTAGGCCATATAAAAGTGAGTGATGTGTTGATGGATTCATCTGGATTAGGAAAAATGAAGTGATGCTCAACATTGAAAAGGGATACCAGGGTAAGggttaaaaacaaaaagagcaaACAAAAATCTTCAACTCACCGAAGAAGCAATTCATGCTGTCCAGTCCATTGCCATGTTGTAAGCCAAGCACAACTCATCCAAGGATCTTTAAGTTTGTTCATCGTCACTCGCAATCCATGAGCTCCTCTAGTTGTTCATCAGTCCACTGCAGGAGTGAAGTTCTCAAACtaagctgctgctgcttctgcttcCTCATTCGATCTACACTAATGCCATCTTTATCGTCAGAAACTTCTGCAATGCCCGACCTTGTGTCATTGCGCTCAATGTtttctgatgtagaacaatcCATAGTCTCACCACCCCTAGCTGCCCTAAATTGGCTTATCTCATCATGTGCTGCTGGTGATGGTTCGTTAACCATAGAAATGTCACGGTTTCTGCTAGTTTGGTCGCTGCAAGAGTCGGTCCCTTGTACCCCTCCAGCCTGTTCGTACTGTGGACAATGAACTGTTCTCTCTTTCGTATTAGTAGCTTGCTTTAAACTACTCAAGATTCCCTCTATTCTCCCACTTAACTGGGACGATGCTTTCTCTTGCATGCTGGATTTCTCCCGAATCTCTGCCAACCCAAGCCTTAATCAGTAAAACAATGGATGTATTAAAATGCTTCAAGAACTTAAGAGGAAGTATTGTGTCTACCAATAGAGCATATAAGACTGAAGAACTACCCAAACTGGAAGAACATTCTTTAGCTGGAAGAGaacaattctcttttgatggAGGTCCACTGTCCTTAGAGATGACCTGcaggaatttctttttttgtctaagTTTTTGAAGAATTGCAGAATCAATTTTCACAAGGTCTTTCGAACTTGTCAATTCAGACTGAAAGTTTGTTGTCAGTAAATAAGATAGTTGAGATCCAGAAAGCACTCTCCCCAAGGGTCCACAATCTACCACGAGAACTGAGTGGCAATAGCCAGGGTATATAGTAGTGATTCATGACATAAAACAAAATCATATTAACAAAATGCTTACTATGCCATATAGATTCTAAACACTTGCTGAGTTACCATACCTTTATGATGTTGTTCAAAGTTATGTTGAGATAGCAAGTGCAGCGTGAAGGTGAAAACACCGCAACCTGAAACAAAGCACCTCTATGAGCTCCTTAGCAGAATAATCAGAAATATACAAATTAAAGAAACTCAAGAAGCAAAAAGCTCCATCTAACTACCATATATTGAAGCACATAATAAGTGATTGTCAtgcaatcaagaaaatcaaataatataataGTAACACCAGTTTAAATTTTTCGATGGTGTGAATCATAGAACCTTCTGAAGAATTAAAACTGAACCAACAGATATCTCCTTCCCAAAATCCTTCTCTTGCAGAACTTTGCGATGAATAGTAGCATCCACTGTACCTGTTGGATCCTGAAATATTTAACATCACATTCATAAGTTCTATATATTCTGCCTGGAAGCCGTCCCGAGTACACTGGAAAGCAGATCAATGTAAGTAGTATGAACTGGGTATACCTTAAGTGTCACCATCATATCACCAAGGCCATTTGGAGTGCAAGATTTGACAATTGCAACAACCTAGTCATATCCAAACGACAATCAGACAAATGGTGATTCCAACTTGTTAAAGAATTAGCCAAATGTTACTTGACTCGGCTGTCTGTAAATCTTCCTCTCCACAATACATGAAAGGAATGGTGGCAGTCTGTttgaaatttcttattttcatttttcaccagAAATCAAAAGACCAGCTTCCTTAGtactttcaaattttctagTACATTTTACCAAGAAATGAACTTTCCATTTCAAGTTCTAAATTCTGAGATTTGCTTTGCTTTGGGACTGGGATCGGGTGGGTGTGTTTCCTGTATCCTATCATGGCCCAAGTTTGACATAGTCAGATTCTTCTACTCCATTTGTTAAAATAAGCCAGTAgccaaatcaaataaattgtCAAATAGCTATTCCTTGCTCCGTTTTCCTCCATCATGATTGCATTTATCAAGTCGAAAATCCTAGCATTCATCTCAGCAATTGAAGTTGGATAAAGAATCTGAAGACCTGTGACACTTTATCAGGGACAGTTCCTCTCTTGATGGAGCACAGAGGCGTCCCAATGGCCACTCCATCACCATCCACCAACCCTAACAATAGAATCAACCGGCGAAAGCATTACAATCTCACCATCCAACAATTGAAAAACATAAATCCAAACCCACAAAATCGTCAAACTCACAATCTCAAAAACCGACAGTCAAAAACCCCCTTAACTCGATACCATAACCTCAATACCTTGCCGCCGCACGAATTCCACCGCACAAACCCATGGATCGAGCGTGAAATCGCCATCGTCCTCATCCCCATTCTCCAGAgccctccttatatactcctgcGTAGGAATCGGGGTcgcgtcctcctcctcctcgcctccGGCTATCGGGAACCCCTCCTCCGACCTCCGACCTCTCCGCCGCATCGCCGCCTGAACTGCTCCCGCCGGCCCGGGTATTCTCCGCTCGCCCTTcgcttcctcttctcttcccgGCGGAGATtcgggaggagggagagagtcCGGGCTCGGGGACCGAGGAGGTAGTTGGGAAGCTAGGGCCGGCGGGCTGGGATGCGGCGACGGGGGTTGGGAGGAGCGGCGAGAGCAGGGCCGGAGAACGGATGAGGAAATCGGGGGATCGGCTAGGGTTTGGCGGCGCTTGGGGGGGCGCCGGAAGCTGGAGAGGTCGGAGTCGTCGACGTCGAGCGCTTCCCACGGCTCCTCCTCCATCGATCGCCTCCTTCCGTCGAGCTCCGACGAGGAGACGATGGGGTTTACATCGTCAGGTAAAGGATCGTGCAGAAAGCGCGGGAAAGGGACCATCTATATTCGGCCTATTTTCACAAAGGTCCCTAACTTTGCACGGTTTTGTCCATTTTAGCCCTTAATTTTGAAACTTGTACAAAAGATGCACCAACTTTAGGTTTTTGTATCAATTTCAGGCACTGTAGTTAGTTCTTGGGAGAGAATC
The sequence above is drawn from the Eucalyptus grandis isolate ANBG69807.140 chromosome 11, ASM1654582v1, whole genome shotgun sequence genome and encodes:
- the LOC104425839 gene encoding homologous recombination OB-fold protein, yielding MEEEPWEALDVDDSDLSSFRRPPKRRQTLADPPISSSVLRPCSRRSSQPPSPHPSPPALASQLPPRSPSPDSLPPPESPPGREEEAKGERRIPGPAGAVQAAMRRRGRRSEEGFPIAGGEEEEDATPIPTQEYIRRALENGDEDDGDFTLDPWVCAVEFVRRQGLVDGDGVAIGTPLCSIKRGTVPDKVSQVVAIVKSCTPNGLGDMMVTLKDPTGTVDATIHRKVLQEKDFGKEISVGSVLILQKVAVFSPSRCTCYLNITLNNIIKVISKDSGPPSKENCSLPAKECSSSLEIREKSSMQEKASSQLSGRIEGILSSLKQATNTKERTVHCPQYEQAGGVQGTDSCSDQTSRNRDISMVNEPSPAAHDEISQFRAARGGETMDCSTSENIERNDTRSGIAEVSDDKDGISVDRMRKQKQQQLSLRTSLLQWTDEQLEELMDCE